The genomic DNA AATAACCTGCAAAAGTAAATGGAGAATCTATAAAAGGAAGAAAGTGCTGAAATATAGTTAATCAGGAATAAGGATTGACactattgaaaattaaaacatgatgTATATTCAAATATCTTTTTATAGCTAATTTATATGATATAGATTGGTTGAAGTTCCTAAATGTGTGTTCATAATATGTAATATCTTTCACGTCACAACTTTTGTATTGCGTATCTTCATGGTGGTCATGTTGTATCTAAACGACCTACATTACTATCATAAGATTGTCAGAACTCAGGGGAGTTATAAAATCCAGGAGACAGCCCCAAAATATTTGAAATACCAGCCTATTTTTATGTTAGCAGATGAGTAGTTGTGTTGTATTCAAGTCATGACATTGGGTTGACTTTATTGTCAGCAACAAATGAATTAATACTAAAACAGGATGCGATGTCAAAGATGAAGGCACCAGTTATTTTCATTATGGATTCTAATTTTCTCTTTCAAGCATAATCTTGTAAGTTTTGTTTGTACATGCTTGACGTATCTAAGATAACTTTTATTCCATGACCAGATAACCTAACTGAAAAATTATTGTGAAATAGAAAATGATGCTCACACCTAAGAACAACATGTTGAAGCTGTTGATCGTTCAGCTGGCCTATCTGAAAGAACCATTCCTGCTGGCTGTTGAGCTGGTTGAGCCCGGGGTAATCTTTTTGCTGTAAGCAGCATTACAAAATTACTCTTAATTAGTATTGATGTAAAACTTAGAAAAATGTAAAGAAGCTTAGAGAAACTAAACTGCAAAAGAAATAATAGTTTTTGAGTATCTATAAAATTCAGCAATTAGAATATTGAACCAAGTAGAATGAATATATTTAAGAATTAGAGCATGGCCCAAGTTTTGATGACAAAAGGACTTTAAGCAACATGGACTTGGCGTAGAAGAAATATAagcattttttttcctttgaaaacCCAATTAGAATTGATATGCCATCAATTAGAAGTAgcataaatcaaaataaacacTCAATTCAAGACAGGAAGTGGCTGCTAAAATTTAAACCACGATAAAAATTCAAGCACTAGCTGATGATATTAAACACATCCTCTGAACAGAATTGTTCAAAGACATGGAAATTTTTTTTCTGCTATTCAATATTTGGTTCTTTTTTGGATTTGATTAGCCGTGCTTCAGGCCATGGAATTTTCCACGCTGAGTTATTCCATGTGCACATAACATTTTGCTGAAGAAAATTATAGGAACATCATTCTGCTTTCTATTATCAAAATGGTATCATGATTTGGCAGGGTAAATATCTTATCCTTGGTTCTAAGAAATATTGTAAAAGGCTATTCACAATTTGAGACTCTCAAATGCTCGTCTTACATTGATAATTGAGATAATTGTTTTGCCTATGATCTGGCAAATAAAACCAGAGAGGAAAATAATAGCTTTCGGTTTGTTGTGAggctattttaaaatttttgatattaAACAAAATTCTACTATCTTGTTAGAAAAaaggattttgttttttttagcaAACCTCATGATGGCACAAATACTGAATTAGTAGATGCAATAAGGTGAATGAGTGTATCTAGCATCTATACTGCCTTAGCACAACATAGGTCTGAATGCCAACATAATGCCATCCAAGCGATCAATTctatgaaaagtaaagaaagGTGTCATTCAAATTTATTAATACTTGAATCATATGATCAATGAAATTCCATCACCACCATTCATCACAAGGCCATTAATTTAATACATGTCCTACATAGCTCATAGGGTGAGGAAATGCTACAAGACACATTATTATTaagatcaaataaaaaaatatgatacaattcCTTGACATCTGCTATGGATCTTAGTATCTTACATCAGTGCATTACTTATATATTTTAGAACAACTTGTAGAACACCCGGTTAACACAATGCAATGCCACAAGTATCGAACATGATTTGTTGTCAAATAAAACAACTATCATCTACAAGATTATTATGTAGATGAAACTTGATTATGAGAACATGAAGCTGGTGAGATTCAATTCTCACCTAAATACACAAACCCAAAGTCTTAATTATATTTATAGGTGAGCATACCATACAGCTAACAGCTTCATCCATCACAAGTAGAAAGATAAGATAACAAAGATTGTACCTATTTCATAAAATATGTCATTCACATTGATGGCAGTTTTAGCCGAGGTTTCCATGAAGAAAAGACCATTCTCCTCGGCATATGCCTTCACTTCCTGCAATGCAGAGAAGAAAAGCCTCTGTGACATGTTTTATGAATGAAAGTTTATAAACTTGTTGCTGATCAAGAACTTGGAAACATTTTGTAGATTGGACACATAAAAGGAAGCATATTACGAAAAATAACTATGAAAAGATCAAATGCAACGGTATCCCGACCCGTTGTTGGCACATGTCAAAAGTGGAAGAATAGTCATGGAACAAAATTGTGCATTACACAAATCCAATAAACAATTCCAAACAATTGTTGATGTAACTGCATTATGGTTAATGAAAAATGAGAAAAACCAAAAACTGTTGAGTTCTAAATGTCGCAGCATTACAGAATCTGAACATGTTAAATTCATATTGCAGAAGTGAAAAGTAATTACTTATAAAAGGATGTCCTAGTATCTACTTGAGAGTTTAGCATCTTAAAATACTCAGTTTTCTAATTCCAAAAGACAGTCTCTTGAACAACTCAAATAAGCTAGAAGTGATCAGGTGAAGGGCTTAATCTGGAGTTCCAGTTCCTGCATCTCCTGCATGTAGCCTGAAGCTctagaataaatataataaattaaacaacaagaaaatatcTAGAATCCAAGTAATTTAAGTCTCTTCTTCATGGAGCTGCATAAAGTCCAGGCCAGAAAGTAAAACTGTTTTCTCAGTATAAAGAAGAGTAGAAAACCAAAGTGTACATGTTAGATAGACAAATAAGTAGAGGTAAATTACAACAAAGGCTAGTATTGGTTGAGTGAGTTGAGGTAGAAATCTAGGGTtccagattaaaaaaataaattactttGGTCACAGCATTAATCAAAGTCAATTGCACGAAGGAGTTGGTTGTCATAACATGCTACAGCAGCTTGTTCAAGCTTCCCATTGAGCTTCAACAGATTTCTTTAAGAAAAACAGGGAAAAAATTATGCAGAGTATTTTATATTTAACAATCAGAATAACAAATATAGGATAAATGAACGAGGAAATCCTTTCCCCAATAATTTCTAGCAGGAAGGCAATCAAGTGAACTTATATTAGTGGCTGATAAAGAATTTTAACAGTTTTAAGCTTGCTAACAATCCATGGTTCGAAGATCCATGCATGCACACAGCTTCTCATAGTAGTAACAGACCATGCAAGTTCAACATCATACTCTATCTATAAAACTACCAAGTAAGCACATCCATTGCTACAAGCAAGTTAATATTGACATGGGGCCTACAATAGTTTGATGCATAATATAGAGCACCAATTGTCTACAGCAACACTGAAAAGCATTAAAAACAATAGAgaaatcctaacaatttagtcAGAAATCCAAACTTGATAAGAATTACTATGCATAACACTGACATAGTGCCACCGGActtaaaataagaaaataaatacacCGAAGGTGCATTCAACACGAGAGACATCTTgccaatataataaaaaaaattaagctcGATAGAATAACTACTAAGCATAATACTAGAACTTGCCTCCGTTGGAACCTTCCGTTTCTCCTCCAAATCACATTTATTCCCCGCAAGAGCAGTCACCATATCAGGATTACCTACAATTGTATACCTCGATAGATTAAATTGGTAATAAATCCAACTGGAAAAGCTCAAAGGATCCACCTTGAGGTTACCTTGTTTCTGAAGCTCTTGAACCCACTTCTTAGCCCTCTCAAATGAATCCTAAACGCAGAATTAGAAAATAGAGATAAGAAACCCACGATAAGAAGCAGGAACAAACAGATATTCATCCGCCTAAATTTCCTGGCACATTTATCAGTGAAAGAACCAGGACAGTATAACACCCACCATTCTTGATATATCATACACAATTATCGCGGCTGATGCTCCTCTATAATACATGGGCGCTAAGCTGTGATACCTCTCCTGCCCCGCTGTGTCCCAAATCTCAAGCTTCACCGTCGCATCGCTCACCGCCAGCGTCTGTGAGAAAAAAGCCGCCCCGATAGAGGACTCCTGTAAACAATTCaaattgcaacaacaacaacaacaacaaacaaaACAGTCATAAAACCCTCAACTTTCAACTTCAAATGGTTCAAACACCACACTAGAGCAAGCAGAACCTGGAATTCAAAGAATTGGCCCTTGACGAACCGAAGAACGAGGCTTGACTTCCCGGTTCCCATGTCGCCTAGCAAGACCTTCGGTAGAAGGAGATCCGGAGTTCAGATGCGAAAACAAGGCACAGAAGAAGGGGAATCGGAGAGTTTGACTCACGAGTTTCGCGTTGATGCTGTTTTTACCGATCGTCGCCATGACCGCGAGGGGATCAAGAACAACTCCGATCGGATCGAAACGAATCGAATAACGATTTTTCGCTTCACAATCGCCGATGAAACAAAGACGCGGTGTCGGAGGCGAGTCGAGTCCAGACGCGTTTCATTATATTAGAAAATAAGTTGCTGGTTGCGATACTGACCGCGACGTTGAGTAAACGTTCCGTTGAGGGCCCGTCATGGAAACTCAGCTGTTTACATCAAATAAGAAACAGGTTTTCTACGAGTCTTCCTTTGACATTTGGCATCCCACTATCCGGCAATATCAACTGTAGGCTAAAATCCTGAATGCCTCAGAGCCAGAGGATCCTCAGACTTCTCTTCGTACTTGGCTCACTGTCGGTTAAGTTTGTGGGGCCGTGGACTCCTCCAATCATGGTGAAGCTACGGGTTTGTTTGTACAAGAAGGTAAACAGCGGATCCTGATATGGGCCACTGCTAGATTCACCGCTGTCACATTGATTTACAAATATATcttctttattcaactttttctatttattttagaATATCAATAAACATATGAAACACTAATAACAAAGTGGCTGTAGTTTAGTGGTAAGAATTCTACGTTGTGGCCGTAGAGACCTGGGCTCGAATCCCAGCAGCCACATTTTGTTGTATGCGTTATTtctcatttatttttttaaaaatccaaaacaaaatcgCAGGGCATATCTCACAGCCTATTTAAAGGCATCCCTCCGCTACGCCTCTCTCAAGGGACTGCCACGCTCTCCGCCGGCGGTTACATCTCCGGCGACGCCTCCATGAACTCGGCCTTTCGTATCGTAAAAATGAGCCCCGGTCCAGTTTAATTAACTGGGTTGGCGCGCTTAGTttagtctatatatatatatgtaaaacgGTCGAAATCTGAGATAGATACCGAGTTCTTATAATAGCTTTTACGGAGCTCTCCTCCTTCCCTGCCTTTGTTGACATGGACTCTTTCTTTGTTCAGCGATAGATCAAGTACCAGTAAGGTATGAATCATATCACTGATAGCCCCATTCACAATCTATCATGAGCTGAGTTTGTAAGTTTCTGTAAAACCTAAGTAATTTGTTTCTGATTTACCTGAAACCCAACATTTGGTTTATTTACAGACTTACAGTGATCTAACATTTTCTAGGAATGTTTATTTGTTGATTGTATCATCATGAATGAATCTTTAGCTTACCATGATGCATTAAGATGGACCCAAAAAAAAGTAAAGATTTTGTAGAATATTCTTTTGAAAACCAGCCAAGAGAGCAGTACAATGCAGATGATCACACATCGCTTTAAAAGAAAACAACACTTGTGATCAAATAATTGAACTCGATGGAGACACAACTCCAACTCTCAATCACCATCAAACTTTGTTCTTTCACTGCAAAATGATCAATTAATCACTTTGTTTTTAGGTTTTCAGTTTCCATTTTGTTAGAgttttgcttctttttttttttgtcagtTTGATTGAATCAAATGAATATAAAACTTATTGTGGTCCAAATATGATTTAATTAATGAAAATCATAGAAAATTGACGCTAGAGATACCCAGCCACTAAGGCTATGTTTGGATGGGGTAAGAAAATGTTCATTAACGGGAaagaaaagggagaggaagaagggaaaatgaGAGGAACTAAAGTATTTATGTTTCTCTTAATTGGGAAAGAGCAAAGGTCCATCAATATAatgtgttaattttttttttttttttttttttaaggaaagagagggaaataaagattaaatttataaatttataaaaatactttcacTTTTGAAAATAAATCTACATGTGAAAAAAATATAGTCCATTAAACATATAGGACTATAGTAAAGGACATATGGAAAACTTTAAAATTCTGCAagtaattgatatttttatttttaactttgctTAAAAGGTTTCATATTAATAGAGATATCttatattcttttaaatttataatttttttcacaTATTTTCAATGTGAGATTTTGATTGCATCCCCAATAATCCTCTTCTCAAACTAAGgatcacaattactctcatggtccgggtCTTCCCGCgtgcatccggtcaccttgacatGATCATTCTTGACCTATTTCGAGCCTCCCTAAGAACATCTGGTCACTCTGACCTGCTTTGAGCCTCCCCATAAGCAtcgggtcaccttgacctgctccaggctTTCCCGCGAGTATCCGGTCATTCTGACCTATTATGAGACTCCCCTCGAATATCCCGTCACTCTGATATGCTTTGGGCCTTCTCGCAAACATCTGGTCACCTTGGCTTACTTAGGGTCTTCCTGCAACTTCATTAAAGGTCATCTTGTATGATATCTAATCTAGATCATTactcttataccaattgttgcgcaaatagaggggcaacacctctcaacatCTAAAGtagaaaaagaggaagagagaaagagatcgcgCTGAGCAACGAGATAAAGACGCACAAGAAAGATCAaacatgaggaagaagaagaagaagaaaaggaagaaaaagaggaggaagaagaagagttatcATGGTTCGGCGGCGTGTCAACTCTACAAAAATGGCcgaaactttattaaaattatttctatacAAGAGAATCATATTCAATGATTATCATAATATAAtaagtttacaatgatccctataagtAGTTCCAAAATCCTAGATCTGATAAAACCGTAATAGAATTCTATTACgaaaaattataatagaattctgttatgattAACAGAATTTCTCttataaaaaaatcttaatagatttttcttTCATGACATCCCTCTTATTAACTTTCATTCAGATATGAGTCATCCGTCAACAAAACTAGGATATGGAAGGTCCTAAAAAAGACAACTCATGCTCTTTGGACAAGTCCATGttctcggagaagaagaagaagaagattatggTTATTTGTTCTTGTTCTCGAAGAGATTTACAGCAAGGGCGGGCACTAACATTGTGGAGTGCGAGCGGTTAGATGTTGGGTGATGATAGCATGCGCTACGTGAGGAGCGACGACATAAAGATGAGATACCTAAACATATAAGTTTATTTGGAAATTAAAAtgttaaaataaagataaaattgaaacaaaatatttttgaaattccttTCTCCTTCCTTACACCCAAATCAAGGTATAAGAAATTGTGCCGATTTATAAGCATACAAGGGGTAAAAGCTTGCCCTTTTCTCCCCTCCTCTTCTTAACTCACTCCATTCCAAACAAGGATCAAAATTTCTCATTCCCTTAtttccccttccctctcctcctctcaaaCACAGCTAGCTAATTTGATTAGATATAAATAATTGTATATTAAGTTGGTAAAATATTTTAACATAATAATATTgcatatattataattttaactGAATTAGAGTATTTTTCTCTATAATTGTCATAATTAGAGTTATAGTTAATtaataagaatatttttaaagcaaattaccccccccccccccaacaaaaAAAACAATCCCTCTCCCTCATATTTTATCTCCCTTTCAAATGACATTTATACCCctctttcttccttgtatttttttcaattttatttaatttttatttagttttattttaaaatcaatttttttaattattttttttcatcaatacttgtattttttttcaattttatttttaatcaattttatttattattttttcatcaatacttatatttttctaatttttttattttttatttagttttattttttaattaattttgtttattaatttttattttttattttatataatttttaatatatgtcGGAATCTCTCTCTTCCTTTAAATTATTTATCTAATTCGATATTTAAATTACCCCcatccaacccttgacacatgtcagaacttctcctccctttaaattacctccTCCAACCTTTGACACATGATGCATGTCAGAACCTCtcactctctttaaattatacACCCTCCAACTCTTGACACCCTATCAAAACActccccctccctttaaattacccctcttcaatATTTGACATATGTTAGAACCTcccatccctttaaattactattggttaatcctaggaaaacgtactgattccactgtacaaaaatttttgtacaagtgttgaacttttccttaaataacctattgtgttctttagaagttaaattaggaatcgcagacggaacttaacatcattgattccaaatttaacttatctgttcttaatggtttagatttgaatcgcaagcggaacttaacactattgattcaaatctacctaagttattaatttcattaaatattaatttccaaaattggcttccagaactgcataGCGAGacatatggccttcttggatatgagagcaaccaccaccacctaggcaaagccttttaagggaagctaatatttaatttccttaaataactctaggttaacaaaaaagaacaatcgaatcacaaattcgaaaaagaagaaaacacaaactcgaaaaataaattcgataaactagatctaattgcctcttgtatttagaattcttacaaagaaaataactagtatgatgcggaagaaaattactagttataccttctctttgtaagctaatgacctcgagatcttctgccgtattcctcgcctcgccttggacgtcgtgtgggcaacgatcctccaagatgaacaccacccaaaaagcttccttcctcttcctctaaaatccggccaccaccaccaccaaggagaagagagcaaaggaaaagggagaagagagagggtcgaccaccaagagatttccaagcaagagaataagagttgtgtctcataaagccccctcaccccttcttttatattacttgcccaagacaaataaggaaaaactttttacaaaaaataaaatcatccaagagtttttctttttccctttttctttttccttttctttcctcttaattgaatcaatcaccaattttaattttgtgatgattttaaataatttaatatggccggccacttgcttgggcaccaagcaaggtggccggccacctcatccaggggaaaaaggaaatatattttttataaaattttataagaaaactcttataaaattttacaagctctctttcctaaagtaagagttaaaaaaggaaagttctaaaaattaaaaccatgttttaaaatttaaaacttctcttacaaaattttcttttttaacatgatgatagaaaattttaattttaaaacttttctccctttttttcttaaaccatgaggatggttaaaaaaggaaagttttaaaacttttaaaactctctattaaaacatgtggccaaattcaaataaggaaaattttttaaattaaaatctctcttttaaaacttatagttttctacaaagagaagattttaaaaattcaaaaacaaccttccttgtttgaatattgtggccggctccttcatgcttggtcaccaagcaaagggccgacccctataaagaggatgtggccggcccttgcttggtcaccaagcattggaccggcccacttcttggacaccaagaagagctttacatttggatggacttgaggctataatgaggctacgacagggacctagaggagaaattggttttagccttccgatgagcttgagtatctcgtgctcgccccgaacacacaactcaagttcatcgattataacttattccactagagagttattatcgcattaccgcaccaatcccaaattacattatgggctccttcttatcatgagtgtgttagtctccctgtgtttaagattacgaatgttcactaattaagtaagttactgacaactcacttaattaatatttagctccaagagtagtatcactcaacttcattgtcatgtcggactaagtccacctacagggtttaacatgacaatccttatgagctcctcttggggacattctcaacctagataactaggacacagattccttctataatcaacaacacacactataagtaatatcatttctcaacttatcgggcatattgatttatcgagctaaacctcaccctttgataagtcaaagaaataaatattaaatatatatgtttgttattatattaggattaagagcgcacacttccataataactaaggtctagttcttttattaagtcagtacaaaaagaacttacctaaatggtcctactcaatacatttaaagtgtatcagtgtaatttattagtcaagataaactaatacttaattatactacgactattctgatagtttgttcctttctatcttagtcgtgagcaactgtttataattta from Zingiber officinale cultivar Zhangliang chromosome 4A, Zo_v1.1, whole genome shotgun sequence includes the following:
- the LOC121971050 gene encoding ras-related protein RHN1-like, whose translation is MATIGKNSINAKLVLLGDMGTGKSSLVLRFVKGQFFEFQESSIGAAFFSQTLAVSDATVKLEIWDTAGQERYHSLAPMYYRGASAAIIVYDISRMDSFERAKKWVQELQKQGNPDMVTALAGNKCDLEEKRKVPTEEVKAYAEENGLFFMETSAKTAINVNDIFYEIAKRLPRAQPAQQPAGMVLSDRPAERSTASTCCS